The nucleotide window GAGTTTGCCGTGCTCGAGCACCCGCAGACAGAACTCGGGATCTTGGAACCGATCGAGACGCTCGTCGAAGCCGCCCGCTGCTCTGGCGACGCTCGTCTCGACGAGCAGCGTCGAGCCGGCACCCGGCTGGACGTTGTCCGCCAGAATCTCGCCGACCAGTTCCTCGCCGCCCTCTCTGGTCGGCGTTTCGTCGCCGCGAGCGAGGACGGACGCAGCAGCCGTCCGCAGTCGACCGCTCGTCCCCGACAGTTCGAACGCCGAATCACAGTACGCGCCGACCCACTCGCTCGAGCGGTTTTCGAGACAGTCAAGTTGGCGCTCGAGTTTCGCGGGGTGCCACTCGTCGTCCGAGTCGAGGAAGGCGACGTACTCCCCGCTTGCGTGCTCGAGTCCCGTATTTCGAGCGACGTTCGCCCCCTGATTGGTCGCGTGAACGACGGGGCGAATCCGCGGGTCGTCGTAGCTTGCCAGCACCGAACTCGTCTCGTCGGTCGAACCGTCGTCGACGACGACGACCTCGAGGTCGTCGACCGTCTGTGCGAGAACGCTGTCGATCGCTCGGGGAAGCGTTGTCGCTCTGTTGTACGTCGGAATAATGACGCTGACGCGAGTCATTTGCCGATTCTAGCCGTCCACACCGCATTATTATCGAGTGGGTAAACTCGACACAGCGGTTGCGTGGTTGGTTTCTGCCGTTCGGCGCACGATTCTGATGCCGCCCAGAGAGTGTGTCGCTGGCTGGCGAGTTGTGCGTCTAACGACTCTATAAGAAAGGATAGCTGGTTCATTGACGGCGGCAATGACGAGTCGAAACCGACGATCGTTCATGGCCACCGTTGGCGCAGCCGGAACGCTCGGCCTCGCCGGTTGTCTCTCGACGATCGAGGGGTGGCGTGGGGCCGACGATGAGCAGTCGGGCGGACAGTTGGACGGTGGGGCTGACGACGAATCCGAGGACCTCGACCTGCCCGGCGAATCGGTCGCGCGCTTCGAAGAGCTCGATCCGTGGGTGTCGATGATCGATGCCGGCAGCCTCGAGGCCGCGACGAACGACCCGTACGCGGGGGCACAGTCGGCCCGCCTCACCGCGGGCGAGGACACCGAGTACGCGGGGATCTACACGACGGCGACCGACGGGCTGGATCTGCGTGAGCAGAACCTCTCGCTCGCCGTCAACTTCACTGGCCGCGAACAGATACTGCTGACCCTCGAGTTGTTCGCGCCGAACGCACAGCACGCCCACAGGATGCGGCGGACGCTCACCGGGCCGACGGATCGCTGGGTCCGCGTCGATTTCGGAACGAATCAGATCGACGGCCAGCCCGACCTCGCGGACGTCCGTGAGATTCGAGTGTCGGTCCACCGACGTGGCGATCACTCCGGTCCCATCGATTGCCAGGTCGACGATCTGCGGGCCGTCGATCGACCCGATGGCGGGAAGGTTATGTTGCTGTTCGACGGCACGCTCGAGAGCCACTACACGAACGCACTCGAACACATGCAGACGTACGGCTACGCGGGCGTCGAGGCGGTCATCCCCGAAGCCGTCGGCGAGACTCGAGACGGCCGACTCACGCTCAATATGCTCTCTGAACTCGACGACGCCGGCTGGGATATGGCTGCGCGACCGCGCACGGGGGCGAATTTCATCCACGAGTACAGCCCCGATCAGCAGGCGGACCTGATCGAGCGGACGAACGTCTCACTCGAGCGCTGGGGATTCGAGGACGGCGCAAAACACTTCATTACGCCGCGAAACGTCCTCGGTCCGGAGACCATCGACCTCGTTAGAGAACACTACGAGCAGGCGTTCCGGTACGGCGGCGGGCCGAACGGACTGGCGCTTACGGACCCGCATAACGTGGGTACGTTCTCCGGCACAGCTGGCTCGGAGACGAAAACGTACGTCGATTACGCCGCCACGCACGGCCAACTCGCGGTCGTCCGCTTCGAGGAGATCGACGACGACGGCTTCGACGAGCGCGCGTTCGCGGACCTGCTCGCGTACATCGACGATCAGGACGTAGCCGTCGTCACCGCGACGGACCTGCTGGAGGGAGCCTGATGTACCGAGGTGCAACTATCGGCGTCGTGATCCCCGCCTACAACGAGGAGAGGTTCGTCGGCGACGTGATTCGCGAGATGCCGTCGGCCGTCGATCGGCTCTACGTGATCGACGACCAGTCAACCGACGACACGTGGAACGAGATCCACGAGGCAGCCCGGATGGACGCGAAGGCCCAGTCGGCCCCCGACACCGCAAGCGGGCCGCTCGTCGCGGACGGTGGCGCATCCGCACTCACGACTCGAGCGTCGGTTCACGATCCGATCGGTCGCGTCGTGCCGATCCAGCATCGGGAGAACCTCGGTGCCGGCGGGGCGATCAAAACCGGTTATCTCGCCGCCCTCGAGGACGGCGTGGACGCGACGGTCACCGTCGATGCCGACGGCCAGATGGACCTCTCCCAGCTGCCACGCTTACTCGATCCGATCGTCGAGGGGAAAGCCGACTACGCGAAAGGAAACCGACTGCTCTCCAAGGAGTACCGCGCGGCGATGCCGCGCTTTCGATTCGTCGGCAACGCGATCCTGACGTTCCTGACGAAGATCGCCTCGGGCTACTGGAAGACGATGGACCCCCAGAACGGCTACACGGCGATTTCCCACGACGCGCTGGCGGCGATCGACCTCGAGAATCTCTACGAGTACTACGGCTACTGCAACGACCTGCTCGTGAAGCTGAACGTCCACGGAATGCGCGTCGCCGACGTCGCGATGCCGGCCGTCTACGGCGACGAGGAGTCGAGTATCACCTACTCGAGTTACATCCCGAAGGTCTCCTCGATGTTGCTCCGGAACTTCCTGTGGCGACTCAAAACCAAGTACCTCGTGCTCGATTTCCACCCGCTCGCGCTGTTTTATTTCATCGGAGCCGGGACAGCTGTAGCCGGCGTCCTTGGTGCGGGGCTAACGCTCGTGACAATGCTCCTTGGCACCGGCGTCGCCATCGGGCAGACGAGCGTGCTTGTTGCCATCGCCGGAATCGTGCTGTTGCTGTTCGCGATGGTGTTCGACATGGCCGAGAGCGAACACCTCGAGTCCCAGATCCAGTAATCCGCGTCCGTCAGTCGAAATACCCCAGTTGCCGAAGGTTCGCTACGGATTTCTGGTCGATGTCGACGTCTGCGAGTGCGTCCTGTCCTGCGATGTGTCGCTCGTGAAGCAGTACGATCAGTTGCCGTGCCGTTCGAAGTTTGAACGACTGCTCCGGATCATTCGTCTCGTTTTGTACGCTCTCGAGTAGCGTGTCAATCGTCTTGAAGACTGTCTCACCCATACGTCACAGTCGGGCACGGTCGAGATACCATCGGCTGTCATTCCAGCGGGTCGGGAACGATGCTCGAGTCAAAATCGAACTGATCAATGTCGCTGCACGATCCAGTGCCAGCGAAACCGCAGTAAACAGCCTCGGGCACGGTGGCCCGAGGCTTTTGTAGTTCCTTCAGCCGTGCGCTAGCACTCCCTGCTCGGCAAGCGAGCGAGATGAGGGTGGGCGGCTTACGCGCCCCGACCCGGACAGACGCACTAACCGAACTTGCGGCTGGGTTTTGTGAGTCCGGTAATTCGTATCGTTACCGTCGAGTTTCGCCTTCTCACGCCACGCGATGTTCACCGATGCGTTCCAGTCGGCATGGTCTTGTGCCACGTCACACTTGTCGTTCGTACAGTGGAACCGCCGTCCCTGCCGATACCCGCGTTCACCACAGCACGAACACGTCTTAGACCCCACCGTCGAGGACCCCGAGTGCGAGTCCCGAGAGGAGCAACGAGAGCCCGGCGACGAACAGCAGGTGTTGGACCCAGTTTCGTGACGTCTCACCGCCCAACCGTGTTTCGAGGCGACTACGGATCGACTCCGCTCTCGAGCCGATCGGCTCGGGGAACACAGCGAGGATCTCGAACGGTTCCGCCGGGTCAAGCGCGCCGACGAGCAACGCGAAGATGAGGTAGATGAGGAACCCAATCGGCGGGACGACGGCGAGTGCCAGCCACGGACCCGAAAGCGCCGTCGAGAGGGCGACTATGGGAACGGCTGCGAGGGCAGTCGTCAAGATCACGCGTCCGAATCGGGCGTCGGCGAGCGGATCGAAGCCGACGAGTCGCGCGCTCCAGCAGTGGAAGGCGAACATCGTGCCGTAGCCGATGCTCGTCGCGACGGCGGCGCCGTGCATGCCGTAGCGCGGAATCAGGATGGCGTTGAGCACGACGTTGATCACGGCCGCAGTGCCGGTGGCCGCGATCGGGTATCGGAGCGTTCCGTTCCCCTGCGAGACGGCGAGAATCGGTCGGGCGAGGGCAAAGCCCAGCGCGCCCGGAAGCAACAACAGCAGCGGTTCGATCGCCGGCTCCGCCTCGGCTCCGAAATAAAGCGGGACGACGATGTCCGCAAGCGCCGCGAGCCCGACCGCCATAACGGCCGTCAGCAAAAACGTGTACCGCGTCGTCCGGGAGGCGAGGTCCGTGATCTTCCGGTGGCGGTTTTGCGACCACAGCTCCGACGTCGAGTGGACGTACACGGTCTGGAGTGCCAACGGGACGAACCAGAGGAACTCCGCGAGCGTGAGCGCTGCCCGGTAGTTCCCGACCGCCGAACTCTCGGCGAATCGCTGGAGCATCACGATGTCGATGTGATAGAGCGACATCAACAGGAACACGAGCACGATGCTCAGCGAATTGAACGTGAGCAGTTCCGTGCGCGGGAATCGCGCCGTCGGCCGACTGAACACGCACGACAGCGAGACTCGTCGATGGACAATCACCAGCCCGACGGCGGCGACGAGCACGCTTGCAAAGAGGTGTCCCGCGAGCGCCCCCATCACGCCAGCTCCGGCGTAGACGAGCGGGATCGCCACGGCGACGAAGCCGACCTTATCGAGGACTTTCAGCGGCTCCGAGTAGCGCTCGAGGCCGAATCCCATGAGCGTCTTTCGAGCGTAGTCGCGAAACTGCGCCGTGACGACGAGTGCGGCCAGCACGTAGAAGTAAATGGTCAATCCCTCGCCGAACGCGAGGGCGACGAGCCCAAACTGGGCGGCGACGACCAGCAACAACGCGCCGACGACGGCGAGGACGACTGCCAGTCGGAAGTAGAAGCCGACGACGTGTTCGCTCCAGTTCGCCGCGTTCCGGTCTTCGGCGAGGAACTTCCGGACGCCGTCGGTGATTCCGGAACTGACGAAGATCATGTAGATGGCAAACACTGACAGCAGGAAGGCGTACTCGCCGAACGCTGAGGCACCGAGAAACCGGTACAGGATCGGCGTCGAGAGGGTCGTGATCGCCAGCACGATGACTTTCGAACTGACGACCGAGAAGACGCCACTTGCGATGCTCCTGTTCACGGTTTTCCCCCGAGCGTATCGCGTCGACGACCAGTTCCGTGCGGTGTCGACGGTCGTTCGGACTGTCGATCGCCTCCAGCAGGGTTTCGGCCGACGAGGCGGCCACGTCCCGTCAGTAACTGCGCTCCGACAGTATCAGCATCCGACACACTCACGATATCACAACGATGGCAACGGCGAGGCGTTATTATACGGGGGTTAAACGCTCGACGCCGGGTCGAGAAGCCGTCTGATAGCGATTTTCTGGTGTGCGGTAGCGCTTCTCAGTACGTGTTCGCCCAGGTCGTCACGCCATCCGCACCGAGGTTCCGAATGCCGCCGTCCAGTTCGTTCTTCTTGAACGTCGGATTCTCTGCGGAGTCGTAGAGACAGACCGCTTCCTCGTTCGTCGTCGACTCGAGGACGGAATCTCTCACGAGCGAATCGGCGCCGAGGTCGACGTACGGATATTGGCTGGCGCGCAGTTCGCTATTGTAGATCGTCACGTCGTCGGCCATGTTGACGATCGCGTTTCTGTCGACGCCGTCGCGGCCGGGTTGGGAGACGTCGACGTGGCTAAAGCGACTGTTGTCACGTTCACAGCGAATACCGTCGCGGAAGCCGCTGGCGTCACCCGCTCGGCCGGTAATCGTGAGATTCTCGGCGAGCACTTGCTCGGTTCGGTCGCTGTTTCGAATCCATAGCGAATAGCCGCCAGCCGTTTCGTGGGTGATCTCCGTGTCGACGATCGTGGTCGCACCACACTCTGGCGAACAGACGATTCCGTGGTTGACGGCCGATCCCTCGAGTCGAATTCGGGTGTTGTCGATACGAGCGCTCTCGCAGGTGTTCATCACCGAAATCGCGTGGCTGGTCGGTTTCGGCGAGGTGTTTTCGACGGCCGCACCGTAGATTTCGATGTTGCGGCCGTTTTCGATCCGAATCCCGCGCTGGGAGCGGTCGTCAGATC belongs to Natronorubrum aibiense and includes:
- a CDS encoding glycosyltransferase family 2 protein, producing MTRVSVIIPTYNRATTLPRAIDSVLAQTVDDLEVVVVDDGSTDETSSVLASYDDPRIRPVVHATNQGANVARNTGLEHASGEYVAFLDSDDEWHPAKLERQLDCLENRSSEWVGAYCDSAFELSGTSGRLRTAAASVLARGDETPTREGGEELVGEILADNVQPGAGSTLLVETSVARAAGGFDERLDRFQDPEFCLRVLEHGKLAYVDDTLVRREETGHPPADVIKDASQQYLSTYDSEVDYFETAGYEIRSTHELILAKRYFAEGRLLRGLWHARTASISARHVPGLCWAAGSGVRRRPVPIATTVMVLFVATVLAWSVFSQRAFASTS
- a CDS encoding polysaccharide deacetylase family protein; protein product: MTSRNRRSFMATVGAAGTLGLAGCLSTIEGWRGADDEQSGGQLDGGADDESEDLDLPGESVARFEELDPWVSMIDAGSLEAATNDPYAGAQSARLTAGEDTEYAGIYTTATDGLDLREQNLSLAVNFTGREQILLTLELFAPNAQHAHRMRRTLTGPTDRWVRVDFGTNQIDGQPDLADVREIRVSVHRRGDHSGPIDCQVDDLRAVDRPDGGKVMLLFDGTLESHYTNALEHMQTYGYAGVEAVIPEAVGETRDGRLTLNMLSELDDAGWDMAARPRTGANFIHEYSPDQQADLIERTNVSLERWGFEDGAKHFITPRNVLGPETIDLVREHYEQAFRYGGGPNGLALTDPHNVGTFSGTAGSETKTYVDYAATHGQLAVVRFEEIDDDGFDERAFADLLAYIDDQDVAVVTATDLLEGA
- a CDS encoding glycosyltransferase family 2 protein — its product is MYRGATIGVVIPAYNEERFVGDVIREMPSAVDRLYVIDDQSTDDTWNEIHEAARMDAKAQSAPDTASGPLVADGGASALTTRASVHDPIGRVVPIQHRENLGAGGAIKTGYLAALEDGVDATVTVDADGQMDLSQLPRLLDPIVEGKADYAKGNRLLSKEYRAAMPRFRFVGNAILTFLTKIASGYWKTMDPQNGYTAISHDALAAIDLENLYEYYGYCNDLLVKLNVHGMRVADVAMPAVYGDEESSITYSSYIPKVSSMLLRNFLWRLKTKYLVLDFHPLALFYFIGAGTAVAGVLGAGLTLVTMLLGTGVAIGQTSVLVAIAGIVLLLFAMVFDMAESEHLESQIQ
- a CDS encoding flippase, yielding MNRSIASGVFSVVSSKVIVLAITTLSTPILYRFLGASAFGEYAFLLSVFAIYMIFVSSGITDGVRKFLAEDRNAANWSEHVVGFYFRLAVVLAVVGALLLVVAAQFGLVALAFGEGLTIYFYVLAALVVTAQFRDYARKTLMGFGLERYSEPLKVLDKVGFVAVAIPLVYAGAGVMGALAGHLFASVLVAAVGLVIVHRRVSLSCVFSRPTARFPRTELLTFNSLSIVLVFLLMSLYHIDIVMLQRFAESSAVGNYRAALTLAEFLWFVPLALQTVYVHSTSELWSQNRHRKITDLASRTTRYTFLLTAVMAVGLAALADIVVPLYFGAEAEPAIEPLLLLLPGALGFALARPILAVSQGNGTLRYPIAATGTAAVINVVLNAILIPRYGMHGAAVATSIGYGTMFAFHCWSARLVGFDPLADARFGRVILTTALAAVPIVALSTALSGPWLALAVVPPIGFLIYLIFALLVGALDPAEPFEILAVFPEPIGSRAESIRSRLETRLGGETSRNWVQHLLFVAGLSLLLSGLALGVLDGGV